In the genome of Cryptococcus neoformans var. neoformans B-3501A chromosome 5, whole genome shotgun sequence, the window TAGCCTTAACGGACATGATTTTCCCATTCACTAACTGGAATAGGTTGCGATGCCTGTCGCTCTAGGAAGGTCCGGTGTGAACGACTCTTTCAGACAGAGGCACCACGACCTGGACCGTCGGTAGGTCAGCCGTCTCTACCGCCATGTCGGGTATGTCTAGCTACCTACTTTATCGGAATGTTATGCATTGGCGCTGATGTGGACGAGGGCGGAAAAGCAATGCGCCGATTTGGGCATTGAATGTACTACCACCTGGCGACCTAAGAGGGTTAGTGACCCTTCATCCATTTGATCAATGTACTTGACTTAATAACTGTTGGTATATAGCGCGGACCCCCAAACGAATATTTAAAGTGAATTCCAGTCCCTGATCAAAGCAGAATTCTATATTGATCATTCATGGTTGATGATGTGCACACTAGGAAGCTCATGGCTTCCGATACAGATAGTCAATCGCATTCGGTCCCCGTCCCCGTACCGATGACCACCATACCCTCTCTCCCCGACAACGCCTCTTTATCGCCAGTATTGCATTCTCCCTTAAACCGCTACATCCCAGTTTCCCCACTTTCAGCCCGGCCGACCAGCCACCAACCCCATTCGCTGGAAGATATCATTGAAAGAAATGTGGCGATGTCCATATTTgcgctcttcttcgactaTGTGGGTTTTGAgtgttttctttctcaaATCCGAATTTTCTTTTACTCCATTCCAACGGGTGGCCTTCCTCAGGcccttcttcgtcagaCTTCCTCTATGCTGGGGCGGAGACTTATAGCTTTTTGAACACAGGTACATCCCTTGACGCCCTGCCTTCATCGACCCACATTTCTAATGGAGGTACAAACTATGAGAGACGAGAAAGAGCCGGTGTTCTTGGCTTTGGTGTTGAGCGTGTTAGCCTCTGCCATGGTCCAGGTATGTCCATTTCGGCACATCCATATTATCTATTCTCTCCATTCGATCTATCATAACCTCGAATTTGCGGCCTGAAATGAACTTCTGATCTCTTGACACAGATACCCAAACCCTTGTTGCCCACTATCAACAATTGCCCGGGGAGAGAAGTGGCAGACCGCTGCTACCACGTTTCCCGGCTTGTCTCGCTGAACACCTACGAACCGCCGACAATTGAGATGGTCATCCTGAGATTCCTCGATTCGGTGTATCACATAGTATCAGGTCGACTAGGCGCTCACGGTATGTCCCTCGTTGTCTTCCCCTATATATCGGGCGTAGTGCTGAACTGGGGGTGTGATGATAGCCGCAAGTTGGGGAGAAGCATTACAGCTCGGTGTATCTTTGGGCATACATCGTGAAGCCAGTTATGCTGGGCTAGGTGAGTATTTCTTTAAGTGCTTCAGCTCAGCAACCTACCCCATGTCAGTGTTGACGCTGAGATGATAGATCCAATAAGTGCCGAAGTCCGAAGAAGGATGTTTGGTTTGTTATTCACATCTGACAAGGCTGCGTGAGTGACCTATCTTTCTGCGCATCACTCGTCACGTCTAAACTTACGACGACCATGGTGATAGAGCTTGCTTGAGAAATCGGCCAATATTCCTCCCAACGGAAGATTGCGACACGCTCATGCCGAAAGCAGTGTACGTAGCCTATTCCCACTTTCAGTCGGGCTATGCGCTAATTGATTAAGGGACGACGAGTATATCACTCGTACAGAATATCGTACTTTTCCGGTCTATGAGACTTCCACGATTGCAGGATTCAAGTGAGTCATCTTCCTTTGAGCTTTGATAGGTCAGACAAGGGCTGAAAGAATGTTAGTATCGCTACAAGGGTCTTTGGGTATGTCTGTGCCAATTTGATAATTGCTGCCTCGACAGAGCGAGACTGATCTGAGTATTAAGGATCATCGGAGAAACTCTTTTGCTACAACGTACTGTCCGGCGTCAGTCCCCTCTTGCGCCGGAGGACATACTAGCCAGACTCAGACGAGTCAAAGCCATTTCCGAGGATCTTGCAGAAGTCTTGATCGACATCCCTGCCGCTCTGAGGTTGGCAGAAACCCCAGCTCCCTTGCAGTTACGGTAAGCCGTCTTCACCTGCTTCTCCTTTCACTTCTTGACATTTCCGCTGACGAAGCTGTCATAGAACGAATATTCAGGATTGGGGTCAAGATATCTTTGCTCAATTGGATTTGTACTTTGCCCAACCTGAGTCGTCTCGATCAATCGCCAAAGAATCATTTTTGGTGCTCAAAGGGAATATATACGTCACACACGCTTTGGCAAGATTCGTGCTCATGTGAGTTGAGTGACCAACCATTTTGACCCAAAATGTTTTGAATTAACGGCATACCGCACGAATGCTGATATGCTGTAATCGGTATTATAGCGGCTGTAGGGATGAGATTATGGGGCAAACAAACTCGGTAGGCGGCGTTACTCGGACTGGTCAGTCTGCGAGGAGTAGGATTGCTGCAAAGAGCAATGCTGACTCCCTCTCTTGTATCAGCTACAGAGACGATCGTCACATATTTGTACGATACTCTGGATCGATATGAGACCGTCATTGTAGATCTGCTCAAGGCGTTACACAGGCAAGTGCCCGCGACAATAAAGCTGGGTCTCCACATTGTGCTGATGTAACCTCGCAGTATACCAGTACAAAGTGCAAGTATCAtattctcttccatcttgtcTCTTAAAGGCCGAGACAACGACTAACGTTGGATTACTGCAGCTCGCAGTCAATGGACCGTCACTAGTCAACAAGATCCGATATGTCGCCGTATCCCTCTTGGACGCTTTGGATGCCAACAACCCAGTCAGCCCAGA includes:
- a CDS encoding hypothetical protein (Match to ESTs gb|CF193284.1|CF193284, gb|CF187296.1|CF187296; HMMPfam hit to Zn_clus, Fungal Zn(2)-Cys(6) binuclear cluster domain, score: 36.2, E(): 9.4e-08): MSVQPIAKPITPTPKKINSCDACRSRKVRCERLFQTEAPRPGPSVGQPSLPPCRQCADLGIECTTTWRPKRRGPPNEYLKKLMASDTDSQSHSVPVPVPMTTIPSLPDNASLSPVLHSPLNRYIPVSPLSARPTSHQPHSLEDIIERNVAMSIFALFFDYVHPLTPCLHRPTFLMEVQTMRDEKEPVFLALVLSVLASAMVQIPKPLLPTINNCPGREVADRCYHVSRLVSLNTYEPPTIEMVILRFLDSVYHIVSGRLGAHVLQLSNLPHVSVDAEMIDPISAEVRRRMFGLLFTSDKAAACLRNRPIFLPTEDCDTLMPKAVDDEYITRTEYRTFPVYETSTIAGFNIATRVFGIIGETLLLQRTVRRQSPLAPEDILARLRRVKAISEDLAEVLIDIPAALRLAETPAPLQLRTNIQDWGQDIFAQLDLYFAQPESSRSIAKESFLVLKGNIYVTHALARFVLIGCRDEIMGQTNSVGGVTRTATETIVTYLYDTLDRYETVIVDLLKALHSIPVQSLAVNGPSLVNKIRYVAVSLLDALDANNPVSPEGAYLLDFLAILSEIEQTL